A single window of Penaeus chinensis breed Huanghai No. 1 chromosome 9, ASM1920278v2, whole genome shotgun sequence DNA harbors:
- the LOC125029124 gene encoding uncharacterized protein LOC125029124 isoform X9 produces MVFVRGETLTRARGSISVDGMTEPKHDRDSDRESLTDWMLVDRDGTPEGAGGDSPQHTDEDGVTGATSLGDEEQEERESEEEEEVQEDEEEEEEEEDDEGLSDELISLGQRVQEIKGDADAESLASTDISVLDEEKEKIADEETDLSLASSPSLPDDLPAIKPDTQYRHTPDRDLNSRLNIVVALTLACVLGLGLGHFLGLVDLSVESIDKGWSSRSMWQDTLNSAQVRKLRELQDDLVSCMNSPLQPPPAPAPGFSFDTPQPPLMDTYPPEADLHESAYPGVDAPFVPVLPESEENLLIVESFVESLVTPLEDAGVVLSATRRKADMPALSHGPSEGFGVATDPTFATPDLMREEDFEASQSRGVAEDMNIYKEDKDITAGVQDEDAEVTEVKDACSLERCNPLIQEEGVQETSKSPGLPSLDLSGQDDIAEDPCDEDLAASVEIENLQLIEKMNQENGNLELEISRLQEENVTPFKITGKDGKHARDLRERINRLIVENEELRMAIGKLQFSGLPDGDTGAFNTALDKNYNLRVAVGKLTHLVSDLNALRISANELQAENHELTIQVGNLRYQQQPMPRELNAVAREVENLKKTVLEASHKKKDVPNLSSARNYVSYMTQVLGAIHTLHEFEEAGVFEKIDMASDVFVDIAPKNVKISTPVQQKLDTARGKFSEIRISLSEKWNKLKTLSSPENFANLGKNTLSKMNRVIVNVVNKLKDIGQNVFIKRGKTPVDKTISTMAERLSVLDSQFDKTWNDLEAEVEGGADEGVSVDEEPGAPQEDLVVMGDSEETAEPETEDEGVNMETGDEEEEEQQEVAVEEQQEDVLPSPLPQDGGERDGGDGGDEKKQPEEKRGREKRNKVQEKEEKKSQERKRHRSRRTRLSEKEEKKEKREAEKKENEAQKEQQRQQKDGDRTKAKGRRDGDREHNDGHYHGDGRDRTLQDHHDNHRYYKGQYNKYDKKYRDDDDDDDDDDDDDDDDDDDDDDDDYRHKRRHYRKKRYDDDDDDDDDDEDDDDRYKRRRGGKHDDDDDDDRKRKGLMRHWQKPAKKNYRREVTGPKKDFIRRRGKNHTKQHNLEWLDKRAQGRASRRREGQKADWLFERARDRNTLREKELKSEWQFERARGRREVRGEAHAEEAARARGRGHGGRERYEKHFNYRRYVRFDDDDDDDDDEERYQYHFHEARRGRERGGQREHYRRGKGQREWIIPNFHAAGKHY; encoded by the exons GTGACGCAGATGCGGAGAGCCTTGCCAGCACAGATATTTCCGTactggatgaggagaaggaaaaaattgCTGATGAAGAGACCGATCTCTCTCTGGCCTCCTCGCCCTCACTCCCAGATGATCTTCCAGCAAtaaa ACCTGACACCCAGTACCGCCATACCCCAGACAGAGACCTCAACTCTCGGCTGAACATTGTGGTTGCACTCACACTGGCCTGTGTACTTGGGCTTGGCTTAGGACACTTCCTTG GCCTAGTGGATCTGTCTGTGGAGAGCATTGACAAAG GTTGGTCCAGCCGCAGTATGTGGCAAGACACACTAAACTCTGCCCAGGTACGTAAACTGCGAGAACTTCAGGATGACTTGGTGAGCTGCATGAACTCACCCTTACAGCCCcctcctgcccctgctcctggATTCTCATTTGACACCCCTCAGCCCCCCCTAATGGACACATACCCCCCTGAGGCAGACTTGCATGAGTCTGCTTACCCGGGTGTAGATGCGCCCTTTGTGCCAGTCCTGCCTGAGAGTGAGGAGAACCTGTTGATTGTGGAGTCTTTTGTAGAGTCTCTGGTGACACCCCTAGAGGACGCTGGGGTGGTGCTCAGTGCTACCAGGAGGAAGGCTGACATGCCAGCCCTCAGCCATGGGCCCTCAGAGGGCTTCGGGGTGGCCACTGACCCCACCTTTGCAACCCCAGACCTTATGCGGGAGGAGGACTTTGAGGCCAGCCAATCCAGAGGTGTGGCAGAAGACATGAACATATACAAGGAGGATAAGGACATTACTGCAGGTGTGCAGGATGAAGATGCAGAGGTTACTGAGGTCAAAGATGCATGCAGCCTAGAGAGATGCAATCCTTTGATCCAAGAGGAGGGTGTACAAGAAACGAGCAAGAGCCCTGGCCTTCCTTCTCTGGACCTATCTGGGCAGGATGACATTGCTGAAGACCCATGTGATGAGGATTTAGCTGCTTCAGTAGAGATAGAAAACTTGCAG CTCATTGAGAAGATGAACCAAGAGAATGGGAATCTAGAGTTGGAAATCTCACGGCTTCAAGAGGAAAACGTCACACCTTTCAAGA TCACAGGCAAGGATGGGAAACATGCGAGAGACCTACGAGAGCGCATAAATCGGCTCATAGTAGAGAATGAGGAGTTGCGCATGGCCATAGGGAAGCTGCAATTCTCAGGCCTTCCTGATGGGGACACAGGTGCCTTCAACACTGCTCTTGACAAGAACTACAACCTTCGCGTAGCAGTTGGAAAGCTTAC ACATCTTGTCTCTGACCTGAATGCACTGAGGATTTCAGCCAATGAGCTGCAGGCGGAGAATCATGAACTCACCATCCAAGTTGGGAATCTGCGATACCAGCAG CAACCAATGCCAAGGGAGCTCAATGCAGTTGCCAGGGAAGTGGAAAATCTGAAGAAGACTGTCCTTGAGGCTTCCCACAAGAAGAAGGATGTACCAAACTTGAGCAGTGCCAGAAATTATGTATCTTATATGACTCAG GTTTTGGGTGCCATCCACACACTGCATGAGTTTGAAGAAGCTGGTGTATTTGAGAAGATAGACATGGCATCAGATGTCTTTGTGGACATCGCACCAAAGAATGTTAAAATCTCCACTCCT GTACAGCAGAAGCTGGACACCGCTCGAGGCAAGTTCTCTGAGATCAGGATATCTCTGTCCGAGAAGTGGAATAAG cTCAAGACCCTGAGCTCCCCTGAGAACTTCGCCAACCTGGGCAAGAACACGCTGTCCAAGATGAATCGTGTGATTGTAAATGTGGTGAACAAGTTGAAGGACATCGGCCAAAACGTGTTTATAAAGCGTGGAAAGACCCCGGTCGACAAGACCATCAGCACCATGGCGGAGCGCCTCTCGGTCCTTGACTCGCAGTTCGACAAGACCTGGAATGATTTGGAG GCTGAGGTGGAAGGTGGAGCTGATGAGGGTGTGAGTGTAGATGAAGAGCCAGGAGCGCCGCAGGAGGACCTGGTTGTGATGGGAGACAGCGAGGAAACGGCAGAGCCTGAGACTGAGGATGAGGGAGTAAACATGGAAacaggagacgaggaggaagaggagcagcaggaaGTGGCTGTGGAAGAGCAGCAGGAGGATGTTCTCCCGTCTCCCTTGCCGCAGGATGGAGGCGagagggatggtggtgatgggggtgatgagAAGAAGCAGcccgaggagaagaggggaagagagaagagaaacaaagtgcaagagaaagaagaaaagaaaagtcaagAGAGGAAGCGTCACCGATCGAGGCGAACCAGACTcagcgagaaggaagagaagaaagagaagcgcgaagctgagaagaaggagaacgaagcACAGAAGGAGCAGCAACGGCAACAGAAAGACGGTGACCGCACGAAGGCCAAGGGCCGGAGGGACGGCGACCGGGAACACAACGACGGACACTACCATGGGGATGGGAGGGACAGGACCCTGCAAGACCACCATGACAACCACAGATACTACAAGGGCCAGTATAATAAGTACGACAAGAaatatagggatgatgatgacgatgatgacgatgacgacgatgatgatgatgatgacgacgacgacgacgacgacgatgattacAGACACAAAAGGAGGCATTACAGGAAGAAAAgatatgacgacgatgatgatgatgatgacgacgacgaagacgatgatgacAGATacaagaggagacgaggaggcaagcacgatgatgatgatgatgatgacaggaagaggaaagggctGATGAGACACTGGCAGAAGCCGGCCAAGAAGAACTACCGCAGGGAAGTCACAGGGCCAAAGAAAGACTTTATTCGACGACGGGGTAAGAACCACACTAAGCAGCACAACCTGGAGTGGTTGGATAAACGGGCGCAGGGGCGTGCGAGCAGGCGGAGAGAGGGTCAGAAGGCCGACTGGCTGTTCGAACGCGCGCGGGACCGAAACACATTGCGTGAAAAAGAGCTTAAGTCTGAATGGCAGTTTGAGAGAGCCCGTGGCCGGAGGGAGGTCCGAGGCGAGGCCCACGCGGAAGAGGCGGCTCGGGCCCGAGGGCGCGGTCATGGGGGGCGCGAGCGGTATGAGAAGCACTTCAACTATAGGCGATATGTTAGgtttgatgacgatgacgatgacgacgacgacgaggagaggTACCAGTACCACTTCCACGAGGCGAGACGGGGGAGGGAGCGTGGCGGGCAGCGCGAGCACTACCGGCGGGGGAAGGGGCAGCGGGAGTGGATCATTCCCAACTTCCACGCCGCAGGGAAGCACTACTAA
- the LOC125029124 gene encoding uncharacterized protein LOC125029124 isoform X7, which translates to MYITHLHHHMVKTRSKKRDDSVQVPKLAEFSCPVGVWTRKKSTSLLLPEVHLTISVTFPSSKPSSGSDSSDIETLECPGPDDFYEDHALAYDSMHSSLMSCSLRSFTFVGDSETSVDSLCHDGTMVASRAVWEGVIPGDADAESLASTDISVLDEEKEKIADEETDLSLASSPSLPDDLPAIKPDTQYRHTPDRDLNSRLNIVVALTLACVLGLGLGHFLGLVDLSVESIDKGWSSRSMWQDTLNSAQVRKLRELQDDLVSCMNSPLQPPPAPAPGFSFDTPQPPLMDTYPPEADLHESAYPGVDAPFVPVLPESEENLLIVESFVESLVTPLEDAGVVLSATRRKADMPALSHGPSEGFGVATDPTFATPDLMREEDFEASQSRGVAEDMNIYKEDKDITAGVQDEDAEVTEVKDACSLERCNPLIQEEGVQETSKSPGLPSLDLSGQDDIAEDPCDEDLAASVEIENLQLIEKMNQENGNLELEISRLQEENVTPFKITGKDGKHARDLRERINRLIVENEELRMAIGKLQFSGLPDGDTGAFNTALDKNYNLRVAVGKLTHLVSDLNALRISANELQAENHELTIQVGNLRYQQQPMPRELNAVAREVENLKKTVLEASHKKKDVPNLSSARNYVSYMTQVLGAIHTLHEFEEAGVFEKIDMASDVFVDIAPKNVKISTPVQQKLDTARGKFSEIRISLSEKWNKLKTLSSPENFANLGKNTLSKMNRVIVNVVNKLKDIGQNVFIKRGKTPVDKTISTMAERLSVLDSQFDKTWNDLEAEVEGGADEGVSVDEEPGAPQEDLVVMGDSEETAEPETEDEGVNMETGDEEEEEQQEVAVEEQQEDVLPSPLPQDGGERDGGDGGDEKKQPEEKRGREKRNKVQEKEEKKSQERKRHRSRRTRLSEKEEKKEKREAEKKENEAQKEQQRQQKDGDRTKAKGRRDGDREHNDGHYHGDGRDRTLQDHHDNHRYYKGQYNKYDKKYRDDDDDDDDDDDDDDDDDDDDDDDDYRHKRRHYRKKRYDDDDDDDDDDEDDDDRYKRRRGGKHDDDDDDDRKRKGLMRHWQKPAKKNYRREVTGPKKDFIRRRGKNHTKQHNLEWLDKRAQGRASRRREGQKADWLFERARDRNTLREKELKSEWQFERARGRREVRGEAHAEEAARARGRGHGGRERYEKHFNYRRYVRFDDDDDDDDDEERYQYHFHEARRGRERGGQREHYRRGKGQREWIIPNFHAAGKHY; encoded by the exons AAACCTCTGTGGATAGTCTGTGCCATGATGGTACCATGGTGGCCAGTAGAGCCGTCTGGGAAGGTGTCATCCCAG GTGACGCAGATGCGGAGAGCCTTGCCAGCACAGATATTTCCGTactggatgaggagaaggaaaaaattgCTGATGAAGAGACCGATCTCTCTCTGGCCTCCTCGCCCTCACTCCCAGATGATCTTCCAGCAAtaaa ACCTGACACCCAGTACCGCCATACCCCAGACAGAGACCTCAACTCTCGGCTGAACATTGTGGTTGCACTCACACTGGCCTGTGTACTTGGGCTTGGCTTAGGACACTTCCTTG GCCTAGTGGATCTGTCTGTGGAGAGCATTGACAAAG GTTGGTCCAGCCGCAGTATGTGGCAAGACACACTAAACTCTGCCCAGGTACGTAAACTGCGAGAACTTCAGGATGACTTGGTGAGCTGCATGAACTCACCCTTACAGCCCcctcctgcccctgctcctggATTCTCATTTGACACCCCTCAGCCCCCCCTAATGGACACATACCCCCCTGAGGCAGACTTGCATGAGTCTGCTTACCCGGGTGTAGATGCGCCCTTTGTGCCAGTCCTGCCTGAGAGTGAGGAGAACCTGTTGATTGTGGAGTCTTTTGTAGAGTCTCTGGTGACACCCCTAGAGGACGCTGGGGTGGTGCTCAGTGCTACCAGGAGGAAGGCTGACATGCCAGCCCTCAGCCATGGGCCCTCAGAGGGCTTCGGGGTGGCCACTGACCCCACCTTTGCAACCCCAGACCTTATGCGGGAGGAGGACTTTGAGGCCAGCCAATCCAGAGGTGTGGCAGAAGACATGAACATATACAAGGAGGATAAGGACATTACTGCAGGTGTGCAGGATGAAGATGCAGAGGTTACTGAGGTCAAAGATGCATGCAGCCTAGAGAGATGCAATCCTTTGATCCAAGAGGAGGGTGTACAAGAAACGAGCAAGAGCCCTGGCCTTCCTTCTCTGGACCTATCTGGGCAGGATGACATTGCTGAAGACCCATGTGATGAGGATTTAGCTGCTTCAGTAGAGATAGAAAACTTGCAG CTCATTGAGAAGATGAACCAAGAGAATGGGAATCTAGAGTTGGAAATCTCACGGCTTCAAGAGGAAAACGTCACACCTTTCAAGA TCACAGGCAAGGATGGGAAACATGCGAGAGACCTACGAGAGCGCATAAATCGGCTCATAGTAGAGAATGAGGAGTTGCGCATGGCCATAGGGAAGCTGCAATTCTCAGGCCTTCCTGATGGGGACACAGGTGCCTTCAACACTGCTCTTGACAAGAACTACAACCTTCGCGTAGCAGTTGGAAAGCTTAC ACATCTTGTCTCTGACCTGAATGCACTGAGGATTTCAGCCAATGAGCTGCAGGCGGAGAATCATGAACTCACCATCCAAGTTGGGAATCTGCGATACCAGCAG CAACCAATGCCAAGGGAGCTCAATGCAGTTGCCAGGGAAGTGGAAAATCTGAAGAAGACTGTCCTTGAGGCTTCCCACAAGAAGAAGGATGTACCAAACTTGAGCAGTGCCAGAAATTATGTATCTTATATGACTCAG GTTTTGGGTGCCATCCACACACTGCATGAGTTTGAAGAAGCTGGTGTATTTGAGAAGATAGACATGGCATCAGATGTCTTTGTGGACATCGCACCAAAGAATGTTAAAATCTCCACTCCT GTACAGCAGAAGCTGGACACCGCTCGAGGCAAGTTCTCTGAGATCAGGATATCTCTGTCCGAGAAGTGGAATAAG cTCAAGACCCTGAGCTCCCCTGAGAACTTCGCCAACCTGGGCAAGAACACGCTGTCCAAGATGAATCGTGTGATTGTAAATGTGGTGAACAAGTTGAAGGACATCGGCCAAAACGTGTTTATAAAGCGTGGAAAGACCCCGGTCGACAAGACCATCAGCACCATGGCGGAGCGCCTCTCGGTCCTTGACTCGCAGTTCGACAAGACCTGGAATGATTTGGAG GCTGAGGTGGAAGGTGGAGCTGATGAGGGTGTGAGTGTAGATGAAGAGCCAGGAGCGCCGCAGGAGGACCTGGTTGTGATGGGAGACAGCGAGGAAACGGCAGAGCCTGAGACTGAGGATGAGGGAGTAAACATGGAAacaggagacgaggaggaagaggagcagcaggaaGTGGCTGTGGAAGAGCAGCAGGAGGATGTTCTCCCGTCTCCCTTGCCGCAGGATGGAGGCGagagggatggtggtgatgggggtgatgagAAGAAGCAGcccgaggagaagaggggaagagagaagagaaacaaagtgcaagagaaagaagaaaagaaaagtcaagAGAGGAAGCGTCACCGATCGAGGCGAACCAGACTcagcgagaaggaagagaagaaagagaagcgcgaagctgagaagaaggagaacgaagcACAGAAGGAGCAGCAACGGCAACAGAAAGACGGTGACCGCACGAAGGCCAAGGGCCGGAGGGACGGCGACCGGGAACACAACGACGGACACTACCATGGGGATGGGAGGGACAGGACCCTGCAAGACCACCATGACAACCACAGATACTACAAGGGCCAGTATAATAAGTACGACAAGAaatatagggatgatgatgacgatgatgacgatgacgacgatgatgatgatgatgacgacgacgacgacgacgacgatgattacAGACACAAAAGGAGGCATTACAGGAAGAAAAgatatgacgacgatgatgatgatgatgacgacgacgaagacgatgatgacAGATacaagaggagacgaggaggcaagcacgatgatgatgatgatgatgacaggaagaggaaagggctGATGAGACACTGGCAGAAGCCGGCCAAGAAGAACTACCGCAGGGAAGTCACAGGGCCAAAGAAAGACTTTATTCGACGACGGGGTAAGAACCACACTAAGCAGCACAACCTGGAGTGGTTGGATAAACGGGCGCAGGGGCGTGCGAGCAGGCGGAGAGAGGGTCAGAAGGCCGACTGGCTGTTCGAACGCGCGCGGGACCGAAACACATTGCGTGAAAAAGAGCTTAAGTCTGAATGGCAGTTTGAGAGAGCCCGTGGCCGGAGGGAGGTCCGAGGCGAGGCCCACGCGGAAGAGGCGGCTCGGGCCCGAGGGCGCGGTCATGGGGGGCGCGAGCGGTATGAGAAGCACTTCAACTATAGGCGATATGTTAGgtttgatgacgatgacgatgacgacgacgacgaggagaggTACCAGTACCACTTCCACGAGGCGAGACGGGGGAGGGAGCGTGGCGGGCAGCGCGAGCACTACCGGCGGGGGAAGGGGCAGCGGGAGTGGATCATTCCCAACTTCCACGCCGCAGGGAAGCACTACTAA
- the LOC125029124 gene encoding uncharacterized protein LOC125029124 isoform X8 has protein sequence MVFVRGETLTRARGSISVDGMTEPKHDRDSDRESLTDWMLVDRDGTPEGAGGDSPQHTDEDGVTGATSLGDEEQEERESEEEEEVQEDEEEEEEEEDDEGLSDELISLGQRVQEIKGESIKGDADAESLASTDISVLDEEKEKIADEETDLSLASSPSLPDDLPAIKPDTQYRHTPDRDLNSRLNIVVALTLACVLGLGLGHFLGLVDLSVESIDKGWSSRSMWQDTLNSAQVRKLRELQDDLVSCMNSPLQPPPAPAPGFSFDTPQPPLMDTYPPEADLHESAYPGVDAPFVPVLPESEENLLIVESFVESLVTPLEDAGVVLSATRRKADMPALSHGPSEGFGVATDPTFATPDLMREEDFEASQSRGVAEDMNIYKEDKDITAGVQDEDAEVTEVKDACSLERCNPLIQEEGVQETSKSPGLPSLDLSGQDDIAEDPCDEDLAASVEIENLQLIEKMNQENGNLELEISRLQEENVTPFKITGKDGKHARDLRERINRLIVENEELRMAIGKLQFSGLPDGDTGAFNTALDKNYNLRVAVGKLTHLVSDLNALRISANELQAENHELTIQVGNLRYQQQPMPRELNAVAREVENLKKTVLEASHKKKDVPNLSSARNYVSYMTQVLGAIHTLHEFEEAGVFEKIDMASDVFVDIAPKNVKISTPVQQKLDTARGKFSEIRISLSEKWNKLKTLSSPENFANLGKNTLSKMNRVIVNVVNKLKDIGQNVFIKRGKTPVDKTISTMAERLSVLDSQFDKTWNDLEAEVEGGADEGVSVDEEPGAPQEDLVVMGDSEETAEPETEDEGVNMETGDEEEEEQQEVAVEEQQEDVLPSPLPQDGGERDGGDGGDEKKQPEEKRGREKRNKVQEKEEKKSQERKRHRSRRTRLSEKEEKKEKREAEKKENEAQKEQQRQQKDGDRTKAKGRRDGDREHNDGHYHGDGRDRTLQDHHDNHRYYKGQYNKYDKKYRDDDDDDDDDDDDDDDDDDDDDDDDYRHKRRHYRKKRYDDDDDDDDDDEDDDDRYKRRRGGKHDDDDDDDRKRKGLMRHWQKPAKKNYRREVTGPKKDFIRRRGKNHTKQHNLEWLDKRAQGRASRRREGQKADWLFERARDRNTLREKELKSEWQFERARGRREVRGEAHAEEAARARGRGHGGRERYEKHFNYRRYVRFDDDDDDDDDEERYQYHFHEARRGRERGGQREHYRRGKGQREWIIPNFHAAGKHY, from the exons GTGACGCAGATGCGGAGAGCCTTGCCAGCACAGATATTTCCGTactggatgaggagaaggaaaaaattgCTGATGAAGAGACCGATCTCTCTCTGGCCTCCTCGCCCTCACTCCCAGATGATCTTCCAGCAAtaaa ACCTGACACCCAGTACCGCCATACCCCAGACAGAGACCTCAACTCTCGGCTGAACATTGTGGTTGCACTCACACTGGCCTGTGTACTTGGGCTTGGCTTAGGACACTTCCTTG GCCTAGTGGATCTGTCTGTGGAGAGCATTGACAAAG GTTGGTCCAGCCGCAGTATGTGGCAAGACACACTAAACTCTGCCCAGGTACGTAAACTGCGAGAACTTCAGGATGACTTGGTGAGCTGCATGAACTCACCCTTACAGCCCcctcctgcccctgctcctggATTCTCATTTGACACCCCTCAGCCCCCCCTAATGGACACATACCCCCCTGAGGCAGACTTGCATGAGTCTGCTTACCCGGGTGTAGATGCGCCCTTTGTGCCAGTCCTGCCTGAGAGTGAGGAGAACCTGTTGATTGTGGAGTCTTTTGTAGAGTCTCTGGTGACACCCCTAGAGGACGCTGGGGTGGTGCTCAGTGCTACCAGGAGGAAGGCTGACATGCCAGCCCTCAGCCATGGGCCCTCAGAGGGCTTCGGGGTGGCCACTGACCCCACCTTTGCAACCCCAGACCTTATGCGGGAGGAGGACTTTGAGGCCAGCCAATCCAGAGGTGTGGCAGAAGACATGAACATATACAAGGAGGATAAGGACATTACTGCAGGTGTGCAGGATGAAGATGCAGAGGTTACTGAGGTCAAAGATGCATGCAGCCTAGAGAGATGCAATCCTTTGATCCAAGAGGAGGGTGTACAAGAAACGAGCAAGAGCCCTGGCCTTCCTTCTCTGGACCTATCTGGGCAGGATGACATTGCTGAAGACCCATGTGATGAGGATTTAGCTGCTTCAGTAGAGATAGAAAACTTGCAG CTCATTGAGAAGATGAACCAAGAGAATGGGAATCTAGAGTTGGAAATCTCACGGCTTCAAGAGGAAAACGTCACACCTTTCAAGA TCACAGGCAAGGATGGGAAACATGCGAGAGACCTACGAGAGCGCATAAATCGGCTCATAGTAGAGAATGAGGAGTTGCGCATGGCCATAGGGAAGCTGCAATTCTCAGGCCTTCCTGATGGGGACACAGGTGCCTTCAACACTGCTCTTGACAAGAACTACAACCTTCGCGTAGCAGTTGGAAAGCTTAC ACATCTTGTCTCTGACCTGAATGCACTGAGGATTTCAGCCAATGAGCTGCAGGCGGAGAATCATGAACTCACCATCCAAGTTGGGAATCTGCGATACCAGCAG CAACCAATGCCAAGGGAGCTCAATGCAGTTGCCAGGGAAGTGGAAAATCTGAAGAAGACTGTCCTTGAGGCTTCCCACAAGAAGAAGGATGTACCAAACTTGAGCAGTGCCAGAAATTATGTATCTTATATGACTCAG GTTTTGGGTGCCATCCACACACTGCATGAGTTTGAAGAAGCTGGTGTATTTGAGAAGATAGACATGGCATCAGATGTCTTTGTGGACATCGCACCAAAGAATGTTAAAATCTCCACTCCT GTACAGCAGAAGCTGGACACCGCTCGAGGCAAGTTCTCTGAGATCAGGATATCTCTGTCCGAGAAGTGGAATAAG cTCAAGACCCTGAGCTCCCCTGAGAACTTCGCCAACCTGGGCAAGAACACGCTGTCCAAGATGAATCGTGTGATTGTAAATGTGGTGAACAAGTTGAAGGACATCGGCCAAAACGTGTTTATAAAGCGTGGAAAGACCCCGGTCGACAAGACCATCAGCACCATGGCGGAGCGCCTCTCGGTCCTTGACTCGCAGTTCGACAAGACCTGGAATGATTTGGAG GCTGAGGTGGAAGGTGGAGCTGATGAGGGTGTGAGTGTAGATGAAGAGCCAGGAGCGCCGCAGGAGGACCTGGTTGTGATGGGAGACAGCGAGGAAACGGCAGAGCCTGAGACTGAGGATGAGGGAGTAAACATGGAAacaggagacgaggaggaagaggagcagcaggaaGTGGCTGTGGAAGAGCAGCAGGAGGATGTTCTCCCGTCTCCCTTGCCGCAGGATGGAGGCGagagggatggtggtgatgggggtgatgagAAGAAGCAGcccgaggagaagaggggaagagagaagagaaacaaagtgcaagagaaagaagaaaagaaaagtcaagAGAGGAAGCGTCACCGATCGAGGCGAACCAGACTcagcgagaaggaagagaagaaagagaagcgcgaagctgagaagaaggagaacgaagcACAGAAGGAGCAGCAACGGCAACAGAAAGACGGTGACCGCACGAAGGCCAAGGGCCGGAGGGACGGCGACCGGGAACACAACGACGGACACTACCATGGGGATGGGAGGGACAGGACCCTGCAAGACCACCATGACAACCACAGATACTACAAGGGCCAGTATAATAAGTACGACAAGAaatatagggatgatgatgacgatgatgacgatgacgacgatgatgatgatgatgacgacgacgacgacgacgacgatgattacAGACACAAAAGGAGGCATTACAGGAAGAAAAgatatgacgacgatgatgatgatgatgacgacgacgaagacgatgatgacAGATacaagaggagacgaggaggcaagcacgatgatgatgatgatgatgacaggaagaggaaagggctGATGAGACACTGGCAGAAGCCGGCCAAGAAGAACTACCGCAGGGAAGTCACAGGGCCAAAGAAAGACTTTATTCGACGACGGGGTAAGAACCACACTAAGCAGCACAACCTGGAGTGGTTGGATAAACGGGCGCAGGGGCGTGCGAGCAGGCGGAGAGAGGGTCAGAAGGCCGACTGGCTGTTCGAACGCGCGCGGGACCGAAACACATTGCGTGAAAAAGAGCTTAAGTCTGAATGGCAGTTTGAGAGAGCCCGTGGCCGGAGGGAGGTCCGAGGCGAGGCCCACGCGGAAGAGGCGGCTCGGGCCCGAGGGCGCGGTCATGGGGGGCGCGAGCGGTATGAGAAGCACTTCAACTATAGGCGATATGTTAGgtttgatgacgatgacgatgacgacgacgacgaggagaggTACCAGTACCACTTCCACGAGGCGAGACGGGGGAGGGAGCGTGGCGGGCAGCGCGAGCACTACCGGCGGGGGAAGGGGCAGCGGGAGTGGATCATTCCCAACTTCCACGCCGCAGGGAAGCACTACTAA